Within the Medicago truncatula cultivar Jemalong A17 chromosome 4, MtrunA17r5.0-ANR, whole genome shotgun sequence genome, the region AAAAATGAACAGAGCTTAAATAAAACTTCACTTTTCTCTACAAATGGGAAAAGAATCGACTGATAATCTCCCTTGACAACCGTGGTTGCTCATTCttattttagtgttttatttgTTCTTGAAAAATGAGTAGATGGTACTGGCTTGTTTGAGGATGGCTATACTAAATAAAAGTATATACAAATGACGATAGGCTCCGATACCAGCGTAGGTTCTGGTTTGAGTTTaattcatccttacaaaatcaaCCTGTATGGTGGGACTTACGTTTTCTCCAATAGCTTCTCATCGTTGTGCTATGGAGACGCCTTTGGCATATTATAGATAACATTCTCTTAATAATTGCACGTTGAAGGAGAACCTATATGTAGGAGGAGAGGGGAAGGGAGAGCTTCCATCTTTTTTAATAGAGAGTTTGTAGAGAATGACAATTGAAGgctttataattattatatttttaattttaagagtaATATCACAACATAGACTGGGTTTGAAGAATTTACCAAAACCTTCTAAAATTCTTTACCGTAATATGggggaacttaaaaatttattggAAGGGGATTTTGGAGGGCTTGGAAAAATTCTTTAAACCCTTTTCATCCCTTTATAGTAATCtcaaaatcaaaaatatattaatcataaacattctCTTCTCGTTCTCTACAAAATTACCCTCTCAAATAAGGTGGGagatttctctatttctttctcCTCCTCCCCCGACAGCAATTCCCTTCCCTCctctccaaactcccaaacagaGCAAGAAGCTTAAGAATTCACATGACTTACTGTCTTGTATTTTCAATCTTTCATGATTTATTTCCTCGATCACCACGTGTATATCAGGTTGTCTACAGTGGGTAAGTTGGTTGCATATTTACATGTGAGGGATGTGAGATCTAAAGAACCTGGCATGGGAACAATAAGAAAGTGACTACCGAAACTCGCCTCTTTTGTATGTACGTATAAATCAGTTCAATCTAACTGTTTTAGTACTACAGATAAACTGAGTTTACTTCTGACACTGCAACTGTATTTTAGACAATTGGGTTGAAGTCAGCACATTTGCTCCACCATTCACAAGTCACAATACTCCGTAGCTCCATTaaataattgtcacattttcaCTTGTTGCCACTGAGAGAGTATTCGGTCGTGCTGCTCATAGCCTTCTTGTTTCTTACTTCAATGAATCACATCCTACAAGTTCTAAGCAACATTTAATATGATGCATTTTATCTTggttttattttaacaaacacAATCATTTTGATGCCACAAGATCACTTTTACAAGACTGTCTTTTCACTTTACCTTTCTAATGTAACAAGTTTTGAtcttattttgaaacaaatgtaCCAGTTTACCATTTTAGCTGAATCAAAGACTGTTGAACATAGTATCATTCACATTTCCACCATATTCCAGGAAATCTAGTCAAGAAAGTGACTCCGAGTCAACCAGAGAGACAAGCAGCGATAGCAGCAGTGGCTATTGTAATGAAAGAGGACCAAAAACTAATCACGGCAGTGGGAATCATCTTAATGCATTGGATGCATGCAATCATGCTGTGGAAAGGGTCTCATTAAGTAAACCTTCAACGGGTTCACCGAGTGAAGAGACTGAGAGCTCCAACCCTCCTGGTCAGCTGATATTTCAATACTTTGAGCATGAGACACCTTATAATCGTGAACCATTAGCAGATAAGGCAAGATGCTATCCTTTGGCTGGTTTGAATGCTGGGGctatattgctttttaacctAACATGTATTTGTATTTCTTGACTCAGATTTCTAGTCTTGCAAGTCAATTTCCAGAGTTGAAGACTTACTGGAGTTGTGATCTTTCACCTGCAAGTTGGGTTTCGCTGGCTTGGTATGTTGTTTTCAACCTTTTGTCCATGATATTATTGTGGTTTTATAATGTACATGATAATTACTgattctaaattatttgttgCTCTGAAGGTATCCAATATATAGAATACCTACCGGTCCAACACTGCAGAGTTTGAGTGCCTGCTTCCTGACTTTCCATTCCCTGTCAACAGCTTTACAAAGTATGTCTCGGTGTCTTTGTTTAGTTTCTGTGTCCGCAAAATGATGGCAACTAACATTTTGATCTTTGAATCAGGTTCAAATACTGACCCacttaatattcattattcaaGAGGTAGGGACATATCATCCAAGCTATCGTTACCAATCTTTGGGCTTGCCCATCACAAGTTCAAAATTTCTATCTGGGATCCAGATGGAGTTTCTGAATCTCAGAAAGCCAATTCTCTAGCACGAGCTGCTGAAAATTGGCTTAGGCTATTGCAAGTAAATCATCCTGATTACAATTTCTTTACGACCCATCCTATATATTCGAGATAGCAGAGCTTTCCCTCAACAGAAGCAGCCCAATTCTCAAACTGCGGCATGTATTCCTTCCCGGTATCACTTCTGTTGTTCATTAAGTGAACTGTTATTTTTCCATGTCTTCAATTATAAACACCACGATCGCTTGTGTCTTCGTAATATAAGCAAGCGGGGTTGCTTAACTAGGGGATTCCGGGGAGAAGGAAAGTTATTGAAAATTACaaacatttaatatttatattgaccCGCTTCTGATATCACAGAATGCAAAAGCCCTTGACCAAGATTTTCTGCTTCTTTTATGTCACTTACCCGAGGATGATGTCGAAAATATCCAACTGATACATATTTCACCTGATACTGCTTGTCTAGTACAGTAGCTACTTTATACCTGATACACACCCTTTTGGTGAGATGAGATGTAATTGTCTTAA harbors:
- the LOC25494102 gene encoding uncharacterized protein, whose amino-acid sequence is MSATGGAAIAGGSRNRNRHLGENRFYSPPPLRKHREKQEQQRSSLSRTSSENRPGSSSDCSISSRATSDISNLDRFLEYITPHVPAQYLPKTSSRRWKTKEAELVPYYVLGDLWESFKEWSAYGAGVPLVMNGNESVTQYYNVSLSAIQLYIDPTKPSTRLRKSSQESDSESTRETSSDSSSGYCNERGPKTNHGSGNHLNALDACNHAVERVSLSKPSTGSPSEETESSNPPGQLIFQYFEHETPYNREPLADKISSLASQFPELKTYWSCDLSPASWVSLAWYPIYRIPTGPTLQSLSACFLTFHSLSTALQSSNTDPLNIHYSRGRDISSKLSLPIFGLAHHKFKISIWDPDGVSESQKANSLARAAENWLRLLQVNHPDYNFFTTHPIYSR